Part of the Weissella coleopterorum genome is shown below.
TATATGAAACGAGGACATATTAATTATAGTACTCGAGTGAACGATTATAGAGCCGTCAAATCCGTTGAATGGTTTAATGATGCTGGAAAGATCCGTCAAGTTGATCTTTATAATAAATTCGGAAAATTATTTGGAAAGAAAACGTTTAGTGATGGAATTCTATCTTTAACTACGTATTTTGATCAATCTATGCATGAAAAGGTGTTAGTTAATCATATAACTAATACGGTACAAGTTTATTTTAATCAAAAACAATATGTATTTAGTTCATTTGTCGATTTCGTCATTTTCTATCTAAAGACATCTAAGTTAACAACTGATCGTATTTTTTATAACTCATTAGCAGCACCATTTTTTGTGGTATCTAAGCTGGAAAAACAGCAAGGTAAGAGTTCTGTAGGTCATATATTATTTTGGCAAGAAGAGTCCACAGAAATCCCTGGGAATATGCTATCAATTTTAAGCAATGAGAAGTCGATGACGAAGAAGGTAATCATACAGGATCGAAATGAGTATCAACGTTTGAAACAACAGGTAGAAGCAAAACAACAGGATAAATTAAGTTATCTTGGATTTATTTATGACTTTGAGCAACAACCAAAGTTAACGAAAAATATATTTATTTTAACCAATTCGGATAGTATTTTGCATTTGAAAGAAATTGCTGAAGGATTACCAGAGTGGAAGATCAATATCGCAGCCCGAACTACTATGTCCACAAGATTAATGAATTTTGAAAAACATCAAAATATTTCATTATATCCACTAGCAACTGAAGAAGATATTGATCAATTAGTAAAAGAAAATGCATTTTATCTAGATATTAATCAAGGAACCGAGGTTGAAAACATTATTAGAAATGAATTTAACCATAACAAGTTAGTACTATCATTCCATAATACAACGCACAATAGGGCGTTCATGAACGAAGGAAATATAGTTGTCAGTGAAGAATATCCGAAGATGCTGCAATTACTAAAAAATTATTCTGGAGCAAAAAATTACTACCAACAAGCAGTAGAAGAACAAAAAAATTCTGCAGGTAATGCCACTGTTAAAGAATATAAGGACAGCTTGAAATGATTGATGAAAATCCGATAGAAAAACACATAACACAACAAAAAAACGATATTAATAAAGAAGCCAAGTTAAAAAGAAAGCATAAAAAAAGAAATGCTTTAGCGATTGGAACTTCATTGGTATTGCTATCAGGAATTGTAATTAGTATTGTACGAATTTTGTTAAATGTCGTGCATTAATGATGTTGATACGAAAGTAGTTGAACGAATTTATGATATTAAAAAACACGTATAAAAGAATTGCTGTAAAAAAAGTAATGTTTTCAATGATGGTTATTTTAATTTATTTGTTGGGAAGTAACTTAGTATTGCCAGGGATAGACGCCCAAGCATTAATACAAATGATAAACCAAACACCAAACTTAGCATTCTCACTTAGCATGACAGGATTATCATTAGATCGCTTTTCTCTTTTATCAATCGGACTGGGACCTTGGATGTCGGCTTTGATTTTATGGCGTGTGTTTACCGTAACTAAAATTTTCAATATTGATAATCTTACGAATCGACAAAGCTATCGGTTGAAATTTGGATTTAGTTTAATAATCGGGACTATTCAAAGTATTAGCATTATTGATCAAATAAGTCTAAAACCAGGATCCATAATGGCGAATAAGTTTTGGTTAATATTAATCTTGTTGGCTGGTTTGTCGATATTAATTTGGTTAGGAAATCTTAACATGCAGTATGGTGTTGGGGGAGCGACGATCATCATTTTAATTAGTATGATTCGAAGTTGGCCCAAAAAGATCAGTGATTATTTATCCGTTCAACATTTGGATTGGCAACTAATGTTACAGATTATTGTATTTTTGATCTTAATATATATTTTTTCTTTTATAATCATTTACTTTTTTAATGGTCAAATCAGATTACCACTAATGCACATTATGTTGAACAACAAATATGCAGCACAATCATATTTGCCAATTCCGACGAATCCAGCTGGTGGAATGCCATTTATGTATAGTTTCAGCATCATGTTACTACCACAGTATCTACTATTCATTTTGAAAATGATGTTTAAAAATAACGATTTAATTATGGAACTTTACAGAGATGTTCAGTTAGACCACCCACTAGGTGTTGGATTGTTAATTGTAACGATTATTTTACTTAGTTATGGATTCGCGTATGTAAATATTGACTATCAAGAAATCGCAAAAAACTTAAAGAAGAGTGGCGATTATTTTTTGAATGTTTACCCCGGTAAAAATACAGAGAAATTTTTGTCCGATAAGATTTTTGTGATGGCAACGATTGGAGCATGCTTTAATGCCTTGGTTATTGGAGTACCGATGTTTATTGGTATTTATAACCCGGGGTTAATATCTGGGCATATTTTGTACCAACGTGGCTGATACTACTTATTTTGATGCAAGAAATATTGAAACAAATTACCACATTATATGCGCGCGATAATTATCAGGAATTTATATAGCCATAAAGTTGAGGCCAATAAATAATGTGAGCAACAATTTTAGGGATTGGAGAATATGATGATAACTTTTATTCCGGCATGGCGAGGTGAAACGACTAATAATGTTTCATCGGATGATTTAATTGGTCAAATTAAGGCATTTATGTTTAGTGATACAGAATATCAGATTTTAGTTAGTAACTATATGCCTAACTTAAGATATTTTTTACACAAGTATGGATTGTTAGAAAGTAATTATTGGAATCTTTTTGATGAGTTGCAAGGTTTTAGTGAGGTGTCACAGCGAAAAATTGAAATTAGTGATTTAAGATTAGACAAAAATTTAAGTTACTTCTACACGCCATTCAATATCTTAGGATACAGAAATGGTAAAAAGATAGTTGCGATTAGAGTAGGCGATGCAGGACAAGTGGCTGAAGTCTTTCATTACCAAAATGAAGTTTTAAAGTTAGTGGACGTCTACGATGATCGGGGGATTCTTTCAAGTCAAAAAGAATTTACTAATGGTCAGCTACATGTAACGAAATATCTAGATAAGAATGGTATTTGGATATTCCAGGAGCGTGCAAAAGATGGAGAAATTCAGGTTAATGTAGTGCATCCGCATGGATTATCTTTAAA
Proteins encoded:
- the gtfB gene encoding accessory Sec system glycosylation chaperone GtfB; this translates as MLNLFEDYSTKAVDLEKSLIKAGYENQTVILNEDGFLPEHVTSPIAFFTKMYENITGKVQSTKFFNEVAIPNYWEIKGDGQKADIYEGYMKRGHINYSTRVNDYRAVKSVEWFNDAGKIRQVDLYNKFGKLFGKKTFSDGILSLTTYFDQSMHEKVLVNHITNTVQVYFNQKQYVFSSFVDFVIFYLKTSKLTTDRIFYNSLAAPFFVVSKLEKQQGKSSVGHILFWQEESTEIPGNMLSILSNEKSMTKKVIIQDRNEYQRLKQQVEAKQQDKLSYLGFIYDFEQQPKLTKNIFILTNSDSILHLKEIAEGLPEWKINIAARTTMSTRLMNFEKHQNISLYPLATEEDIDQLVKENAFYLDINQGTEVENIIRNEFNHNKLVLSFHNTTHNRAFMNEGNIVVSEEYPKMLQLLKNYSGAKNYYQQAVEEQKNSAGNATVKEYKDSLK
- the secY2 gene encoding accessory Sec system protein translocase subunit SecY2; amino-acid sequence: MILKNTYKRIAVKKVMFSMMVILIYLLGSNLVLPGIDAQALIQMINQTPNLAFSLSMTGLSLDRFSLLSIGLGPWMSALILWRVFTVTKIFNIDNLTNRQSYRLKFGFSLIIGTIQSISIIDQISLKPGSIMANKFWLILILLAGLSILIWLGNLNMQYGVGGATIIILISMIRSWPKKISDYLSVQHLDWQLMLQIIVFLILIYIFSFIIIYFFNGQIRLPLMHIMLNNKYAAQSYLPIPTNPAGGMPFMYSFSIMLLPQYLLFILKMMFKNNDLIMELYRDVQLDHPLGVGLLIVTIILLSYGFAYVNIDYQEIAKNLKKSGDYFLNVYPGKNTEKFLSDKIFVMATIGACFNALVIGVPMFIGIYNPGLISGHILYQRG